Proteins co-encoded in one Euleptes europaea isolate rEulEur1 chromosome 1, rEulEur1.hap1, whole genome shotgun sequence genomic window:
- the PIK3R6 gene encoding phosphoinositide 3-kinase regulatory subunit 6 → MDKPTTASSGFTPTVENPEVESDFLRSVHALLRELDGHHPAFQSERGMLRWTLHKKIDRNPSNGVLLVKILVKELERAERCGYRQYIIPLLHTLMYTMVKAPSIPDDLYERVYDFCKKLLTLPKPYCTIGLHYARQLKLERTVPGILYQRLVSAEQSLKNDSFPYQEKVFMFADPELLSEAVCRAIVTEIKAARTSQCTRSCMIYVIEHALQEGLKEHCDFRTLQAILQAKPLDVIEHCFQQVVAAMEHAGRDMKAEYNQYVEELKKIYSTLLRASKKDVGKAAAEGSPGIPLPSPNISFHLWTDEDQLWKELVLFLRPQSPSCEEVSLKVLGSFELQDMGPEYDNGCEQVRFSVLSTDSGIERDLPMPDDEVPEAERSRLQRKGGIKKRAAPLDCLSLLQTGPNGQGAKPAGKLHRRCGGSVMEPIARMKRLHTARVLVLGDDRVLARLVQAYYCLRKRESRRAYLTPRLKVQFYYVPVMEEQPSSCPTEECALPDLTEPCELAAYLGRVDPWYESNVNTLCHMIPKLATMPSSSSKTSVSELFIIDVIAYYVRLGLQPVYFQVYTVKLVFKNAGLEPAEDIFLIELRVALEEFDPSRDSLLMKKKTTVEIPGADVSLVYKKVLLSSREKEETAALRSTGLVMKAIPSNDTEDLVCLNVNIAEIVKTANLSGRSYSHVTNRIRTRNIKMQSTEQRSFTVCLDKDSRRVYKNVIGIEVSQCLEPSYCLQKTRARRTSLPGDEDVGLAKYLPKSLLLPINTFAGIIQ, encoded by the exons GGATGCTGCGATGGACATTGCACAAGAAAATCGACAGAAATCCAAGCAATGGAGTCCTCTTGGTCAAAATCTTGGTGAAAGAATTGGAAAGG GCAGAAAGATGTGGCTATCGACAATATATCATCCCTTTGCTTCATACGCTGATGTACACAATGGTGAAG GCACCCAGCATTCCTGATGATTTGTACGAGAGGGTGTATGATTTCTGCAAGAAATTACTTACCCTGCCCAAACCTTACTGCACCATTGGACTGCACTATGCTCGGCAGTTAAAACTGGAAAGGACAGTACCAG GAATATTATATCAACGACTGGTCTCTGCAGAGCAAAGCCTCAAGAATGACTCATTCCCTTATCAGGAAAA AGTTTTCATGTTTGCCGATCCAGAGTTGCTCTCTGAGGCTGTCTGCAGGGCAATTGTCACTGAAATCAAGGCTGCTCGGACATCCCAGTGCACCAGGTCCTGCATGATCTATGTGATAGAACATGCTCTCCAAGAAGGGCTAAAAGAACACTGTGATTTTAGGACCTTGCAAGCAATTCTTCAG GCAAAGCCCCTAGATGTGATTGAGCACTGTTTCCAGCAGGTGGTGGCCGCCATGGAACATGCCGGAAGAGATATGAAGGCAGAATACAACCAGTATGTTGAGGAACTGAAGAAAATCTATAGCACATTATTAAGAGCTTCAAAGAAAG ATGTGGGGAAGGCTGCAGCAGAAGGAAGCCCGGGCATCCCCTTGCCCAGCCCCAACATCAGCTTCCACTTGTGGACAGATGAAGACCAGCTCT GGAAAGAGCTAGTGCTGTTCCTCCGCCCGCAGAGTCCGTCCTGTGAGGAGGTCTCTCTGAAAGTACTGGGGAGCTTTGAGCTTCAAGACATGGGACCTGAATATGACAATGGCTGCGAGCAGGTACGCTTCTCTGTGCTGTCCACCGACAGCGGGATTGAGCGGGACCTCCCCATGCCAGATGATGAAGTTCCTGAGGCCGAGCGCTCCAGGCTCCAGAGGAAGGGGGGCATCAAGAAGAGGGCTGCTCCTCTAGACTGCTTATCACTCCTACAGACTGGCCCCAACGGGCAAGGTGCAAAGCCCGCTGGGAAACTGCACCGGAGATGCGGAGGCAGTGTCATGGAACCCATCGCTCGGATGAAAAGACTGCACACGGCTCGAGTCTTGGTGCTAGGCGACGACAGAGTTTTGGCGCGCCTTGTCCAGGCCTATTACTGCTTGAG GAAGCGGGAGAGCAGACGTGCTTATCTTACACCCAGGCTGAAAGTGCAGTTTTATTATGTGCCTGTGATGGAAGAACAGCCCAGCTCTTGCCCCACAGAG GAATGCGCTCTGCCTGACCTGACAGAGCCTTGTGAGTTGGCTGCTTATCTTGGAAGAGTTGATCCATGGTACGAGAGCAATGTCAACACCCTGTGTCACATGATTCCGAAGCTGGCCACCATG CCCTCTTCTTCAAGCAAAACTTCAGTCTCTGAACTGTTCATCATTGATGTGATTGCATATTATGTACGTCTGGGTTTGCAGCCAGTATACTTCCAAGTATACACTGTGAAG CTTGTCTTCAAGAATGCAGGTCTAGAACCAGCTGAGGACATCTTCCTCATAGAACTGCGTGTAGCCCTGGAAGAATTCGACCCCTCCAGAG ACAGTctgctgatgaagaagaaaactACGGTAGAGATTCCTGGTGCAGATGTTTCACTCGTGTATAAAAAG GTTTTGCTGAGTAGCCGCGAGAAAGAGGAGACAGCTGCCTTGCGATCCACAGGCTTGGTTATGAAAGCCATTCCCTCAAATGATACCGAAG ATCTGGTGTGCTTGAATGTCAACATTGCTGAAATTGTAAAGACCGCCAACCTCTCAGGACGATCATATTCT CATGTTACAAACAGGATTCGAACACGCAACATCAAAATGCAAAGCACAGAACAAAGGTCCTTCACTGTGTGCCTGGACAAGGACTCCAGAAGAGTGTACAAGAATGTGATTGG CATTGAAGTTTCCCAATGTCTGGAACCTAGCTACTGCTTGCAAAAGACAAGAGCCAGGCGGACTAGCTTGCCAGGAGACGAAGATGTGGGACTGGCCAAATACTTACCCAAGTCTTTGTTACTTCCCATTAATACTTTTGCAGGCATAATTCAGTGA